From Methanoculleus oceani, a single genomic window includes:
- a CDS encoding ribose 1,5-bisphosphate isomerase, which produces MLLSETAASIKSMEIRGAGRIARAAVEALADYAKNLDASDPETFKREMQRAADILTGTRPTAVSLPNAVRSVMRALDSFESVEAARDAVLARAAEFVDHSEHAVERIAAIGARHISDGDVLLTHCNSEAALGCILEAHRQGKEFEVYATEVRPRGQGLVTIRTLNDAGIRTNYIVDSAVRYFINDVDLVFVGADAIAVNGAVVNKIGTAQIAHAAHEARTNVIVAAETYKFAPRTILGELIEIEERDPDEVLPRAVAEELPFVQVRNPAFDVTPAEYVDLIVTEQGAIPPGLAYTVIRDCLGWKIEELR; this is translated from the coding sequence ATGTTACTGAGTGAGACGGCAGCAAGCATAAAGAGTATGGAGATCCGGGGCGCCGGCAGGATCGCACGGGCGGCGGTGGAAGCACTGGCCGATTATGCCAAAAATCTCGACGCGTCCGACCCCGAGACCTTCAAACGGGAGATGCAGAGGGCGGCCGATATCCTCACCGGGACCCGCCCGACCGCCGTCTCGCTCCCGAACGCGGTGAGAAGCGTTATGCGGGCCCTCGACTCATTCGAGTCCGTGGAGGCCGCACGGGACGCGGTTCTTGCCCGGGCAGCGGAGTTCGTCGATCACTCGGAGCACGCGGTCGAGCGGATAGCGGCGATCGGGGCACGCCACATATCCGACGGCGACGTCCTCCTCACCCACTGCAACTCCGAGGCGGCGCTCGGGTGCATCCTCGAGGCACACCGGCAGGGCAAAGAGTTCGAGGTCTACGCGACGGAGGTGCGGCCCCGGGGCCAGGGGCTCGTCACGATCAGGACCTTGAACGACGCCGGAATCCGGACGAACTACATCGTCGACTCGGCGGTCCGCTACTTCATCAACGACGTCGACCTCGTCTTCGTCGGCGCCGACGCGATCGCGGTGAACGGCGCGGTGGTGAACAAGATCGGGACCGCCCAGATCGCGCACGCCGCACACGAAGCCCGGACGAACGTCATCGTGGCGGCCGAGACCTACAAATTTGCTCCGAGGACCATCCTCGGGGAACTGATCGAGATCGAGGAGCGCGATCCCGACGAGGTTCTGCCCCGGGCGGTGGCGGAGGAACTTCCGTTCGTCCAGGTCAGGAACCCGGCCTTCGACGTGACGCCCGCGGAGTACGTCGACCTGATCGTCACCGAGCAGGGGGCGATCCCGCCGGGGCTGGCGTATACGGTGATCCGGGACTGCCTGGGGTGGAAGATCGAGGAGTTGCGGTGA
- a CDS encoding ABC transporter permease subunit, which yields MEDKRMADRVSGPNRTLLVAWKEFADHLASRRFTLVLLLFLILCSVSLYEGVENYSEKLAAYSDGTAPVPKFLGYPGWMPEKPSLLTVFLNLSSMVASYGPLLAIATGFDLITRERWSGSLKTLLSRPVFRDEVITGKALGGFAALTLAMSIAVLIALALLLLFAIVPSPAELGAILVFWFVSLVYLFTFFSVALLASAVVADSGSALVWSLVTIFVFSSIVPIFGGILTDAVAGTPPEPVDTSDPQFTEEVWLQYREEERAYLEHQERIGATVRLLSPQRNYLELSLAITNPRFSMWIIPDPFALRTPNPMEDPLPDLPGLIALIWQPIVAMLALPAIFFGAAYTRFMRMDLR from the coding sequence GTGGAAGACAAGAGGATGGCAGACCGGGTATCCGGTCCGAATCGCACGCTCCTCGTGGCATGGAAAGAGTTTGCCGACCACCTCGCGAGCCGGCGGTTCACCCTTGTCCTCCTCCTCTTCCTGATCCTCTGCTCCGTCTCCCTCTACGAGGGCGTCGAGAACTACAGCGAGAAACTCGCGGCATACTCCGACGGTACCGCGCCGGTGCCGAAGTTCCTGGGTTATCCCGGGTGGATGCCGGAGAAGCCCTCTCTCCTCACGGTCTTCCTCAACCTCTCCTCGATGGTCGCGAGTTACGGCCCGCTGCTTGCGATCGCGACCGGGTTCGACCTGATCACGCGGGAACGCTGGTCAGGCTCGCTCAAAACCCTCCTTTCTCGTCCGGTTTTTCGCGACGAGGTGATCACCGGCAAGGCGCTCGGTGGATTCGCCGCCCTGACGCTGGCGATGAGCATCGCGGTTCTCATCGCGCTCGCGCTCCTCCTGCTCTTTGCAATCGTCCCGTCGCCTGCCGAACTCGGTGCGATCCTGGTCTTCTGGTTCGTTTCGCTGGTCTACCTCTTCACATTCTTCTCGGTCGCTCTCCTCGCCTCGGCGGTCGTTGCCGACAGCGGGAGCGCTCTTGTCTGGTCCCTGGTCACTATCTTCGTCTTCTCCTCCATCGTACCGATCTTCGGCGGCATCCTTACCGATGCGGTTGCCGGAACACCCCCGGAACCGGTGGACACGAGCGACCCGCAATTCACCGAGGAGGTGTGGCTGCAGTACCGGGAGGAGGAGCGAGCCTACCTCGAACACCAGGAGCGTATCGGAGCGACCGTCCGCCTCCTCTCGCCACAAAGGAATTACCTGGAACTCTCGCTGGCGATCACCAATCCACGGTTCTCGATGTGGATCATCCCCGACCCCTTTGCCTTGAGGACGCCCAACCCCATGGAGGACCCGCTTCCCGATCTACCCGGCCTGATCGCTCTCATCTGGCAGCCGATCGTCGCGATGCTTGCGTTACCGGCGATCTTCTTCGGAGCGGCGTACACCCGTTTCATGCGGATGGACCTGCGGTGA
- a CDS encoding YcdB/YcdC domain-containing protein produces MKPINKIGYTLAAVLLLACLAASAGCVGTDAGGDGPAAPTSPEATASPGVTPAQPSPDGLIGEEEARFLAAAGLEREIPGIRIERMVAEPYDVQTYGDVWRFRVKAEDDRDPADDIMVSIDAVDGEMVHFQDGRDYFRSDDPAITIDAAEEIADAYLRERTESSNIVKTDAALSMVDTPLGSRNGPYHFVYRRSIDGVLCLYDGFILAIDSVNGRVVSFSKFWKVSNNDTMADPDPSIPEDAVQERVLAYLNDTYGKDPGEFAIRSTELRWYDLNARQRPSTEPVAVPLAWHITFDDERHRSQDPPRAAEIWMNAHSGEVLSENYNPGW; encoded by the coding sequence ATGAAACCTATCAACAAAATCGGTTACACACTCGCAGCAGTCCTCCTCCTTGCCTGTTTGGCAGCGTCGGCGGGGTGTGTCGGGACGGATGCCGGTGGAGACGGACCGGCTGCACCGACATCGCCGGAGGCGACAGCGTCACCCGGGGTGACACCGGCCCAACCGTCGCCGGACGGCCTGATCGGCGAGGAAGAAGCGCGTTTTCTCGCCGCGGCCGGACTGGAGCGGGAGATCCCCGGGATCCGGATCGAACGGATGGTCGCCGAACCGTACGATGTGCAGACCTACGGCGACGTCTGGCGGTTCCGGGTGAAAGCGGAAGACGACCGCGATCCTGCAGACGATATCATGGTATCGATTGATGCTGTCGACGGGGAGATGGTGCATTTCCAGGATGGCCGCGACTATTTCCGGTCTGATGATCCTGCAATCACGATCGATGCGGCGGAAGAGATTGCCGATGCGTATCTCCGGGAGCGAACCGAGAGTTCGAACATCGTGAAGACCGACGCCGCACTCTCTATGGTAGATACACCGCTGGGTTCGCGAAACGGCCCGTACCATTTCGTGTATCGGCGCTCGATCGACGGCGTTCTCTGCCTGTATGACGGGTTCATCCTTGCAATCGATTCGGTCAACGGCCGCGTCGTCTCTTTTTCTAAATTCTGGAAAGTATCGAACAACGACACCATGGCCGATCCTGACCCCTCGATCCCGGAAGACGCGGTACAGGAACGGGTTCTGGCGTACCTCAACGATACCTACGGCAAGGATCCCGGCGAGTTCGCCATCCGGTCGACAGAGTTGCGGTGGTACGACCTGAACGCACGGCAACGTCCATCAACGGAACCGGTCGCGGTGCCTCTTGCCTGGCACATCACGTTCGACGACGAGCGGCACCGCTCGCAGGATCCGCCGAGGGCGGCTGAAATATGGATGAACGCCCATTCGGGAGAGGTTCTTTCTGAAAATTATAACCCGGGGTGGTAA
- a CDS encoding winged helix-turn-helix transcriptional regulator — translation MWNQEPGHPMYTASGCRSRDHTPSTFTCAEPGRLLRLLTLSILFSVLLVSVADATEYTVRPSRNVGQEPGISVSGEKVQEIDPIPLWLVLLLCVFPQLTVAPFETLLPLKAVGYLGYKRISRKNVLDSPRRLETLSFIKANPGLHFRKLLKEMSLTRGTLGYHLERLESAGLLKAIRSRGRCHYFATGSPYSAEKEALIIAMGDDTLRGIITQISLNGGTRTEELAEESGLSKATVYTHVKYLEHQGIVTSEREGRYVRYTLTDNSSRMLAEYVHDRSPEPARVPAEHTV, via the coding sequence ATGTGGAACCAGGAACCCGGACATCCGATGTATACGGCGAGCGGGTGCCGTTCCAGAGACCATACACCCTCAACTTTTACCTGCGCTGAACCGGGCAGACTTCTCCGGTTACTCACCCTCTCGATCCTTTTTTCGGTACTGCTGGTATCGGTTGCCGATGCCACCGAATACACGGTCCGGCCTTCTAGAAACGTCGGGCAAGAGCCTGGTATATCTGTATCGGGCGAGAAGGTGCAGGAGATCGACCCGATCCCGCTCTGGCTCGTCCTGCTGCTATGCGTGTTTCCCCAGTTAACGGTGGCCCCGTTCGAGACCCTTCTCCCCCTGAAGGCCGTCGGCTACCTCGGGTACAAACGAATCTCCAGAAAGAATGTTCTGGACAGCCCGCGGAGGCTTGAGACCCTGAGTTTCATCAAGGCAAACCCGGGGTTGCATTTCAGGAAGTTGCTGAAGGAGATGTCCCTGACGAGAGGGACACTTGGGTATCATCTGGAAAGACTGGAGTCCGCAGGCCTGTTGAAGGCGATCAGGAGCAGGGGGAGATGCCATTATTTCGCCACAGGTTCGCCGTACTCTGCTGAAAAAGAGGCTCTTATCATTGCCATGGGTGATGACACCCTGCGGGGAATTATAACACAGATCTCCCTGAATGGGGGTACACGCACCGAAGAACTCGCCGAAGAGTCGGGTCTGTCCAAAGCCACAGTCTATACGCACGTAAAATATCTGGAACACCAGGGGATTGTAACGTCCGAGAGGGAGGGGCGGTATGTGCGGTATACTCTCACCGACAACTCCTCTCGAATGCTGGCGGAGTATGTGCATGACCGCAGCCCCGAACCCGCACGGGTGCCGGCGGAACATACCGTGTGA
- the dapF gene encoding diaminopimelate epimerase — protein MEIGFTKLQGNGNDFILIDEFEQEAIPEEMKGGFAALYCDRRFGIGADGILFLQASEKADIRMRLFQPDESEAAMCGNGIRCLAKYAHDAGYVKESCSVETGAGIVAVTMGYAEDEFTATITMPAPAFERSAIPATGNGEYKEEIRGFTVYAANTGVPHAVVFVKEIGAVDIATAGPAIRNHPTFVEGANVNFVETAGDVLRIRTFERGVEGETESCGTGATAAAAIARRLGNAGETVRVETKGGPLVIRFGETVTMEGPAETVFEGVIPF, from the coding sequence ATGGAGATCGGATTTACCAAACTGCAGGGAAACGGCAACGACTTTATTTTGATTGACGAATTCGAACAGGAAGCCATCCCCGAGGAGATGAAAGGAGGGTTTGCGGCGCTCTACTGCGACCGCAGGTTCGGCATCGGCGCCGACGGCATCCTCTTCCTCCAGGCGTCCGAGAAAGCCGATATCCGGATGCGGCTCTTCCAGCCCGACGAGAGCGAGGCCGCGATGTGCGGAAACGGCATCCGGTGCCTCGCAAAGTACGCCCATGACGCCGGCTACGTCAAGGAGTCCTGCTCGGTCGAGACCGGGGCCGGGATCGTGGCGGTGACGATGGGCTACGCGGAGGACGAGTTCACCGCGACGATCACCATGCCGGCGCCTGCGTTCGAGCGGAGCGCGATTCCCGCTACGGGGAACGGCGAGTATAAAGAGGAGATCCGCGGTTTCACCGTCTATGCCGCGAACACCGGCGTCCCTCACGCGGTCGTCTTCGTCAAAGAAATAGGCGCCGTCGACATCGCCACCGCCGGCCCGGCCATCAGGAACCACCCCACCTTCGTTGAGGGTGCGAACGTCAACTTCGTCGAGACCGCCGGCGATGTGCTCCGGATCCGGACGTTCGAGCGCGGTGTCGAGGGCGAGACCGAGAGCTGCGGCACCGGCGCCACCGCGGCGGCGGCGATCGCCCGCCGTCTCGGCAACGCCGGGGAGACGGTCCGGGTGGAAACGAAAGGCGGCCCGCTCGTCATCCGCTTCGGCGAGACCGTCACCATGGAAGGCCCCGCCGAGACGGTCTTTGAGGGCGTTATACCGTTCTGA
- the radB gene encoding DNA repair and recombination protein RadB, translating to MKPDRVSTGSQALDDLLGGGLERRTITQIYGEPASGKSTFCLMAAVASLRAGNSVVYIDTEGFSVERFTQLAGENAGAFADRLYLFEPLDFAQQGAMIADTEGLLKRDGQAAVGLLVMDSATALYRTELDLGREALRRLSHHMIKLLGLAKKYDIPVMITNQIFMDIERDRVAGLGGTALEHLSKAIIRLEKKDSVRRAMLRKHRSRPEGLSFDFVITEDGIRTV from the coding sequence ATGAAGCCGGACCGGGTCAGCACGGGAAGCCAGGCCCTCGACGACCTGCTCGGCGGCGGGCTCGAGCGGCGGACGATCACCCAGATCTACGGCGAACCCGCGAGCGGCAAGAGCACCTTCTGTCTGATGGCGGCGGTGGCCTCTCTCCGGGCCGGGAACTCGGTCGTTTACATCGATACCGAAGGATTTTCGGTGGAGCGGTTTACGCAGCTCGCCGGGGAGAACGCCGGGGCGTTCGCTGACCGGCTCTACCTCTTCGAACCGCTCGACTTCGCCCAGCAGGGAGCTATGATCGCCGATACGGAAGGGCTGCTCAAGAGGGACGGCCAGGCCGCCGTGGGGCTGCTGGTGATGGACTCGGCGACCGCCCTCTACCGGACCGAACTCGATCTCGGCCGGGAGGCGTTGCGGAGACTCTCGCACCACATGATAAAACTCCTCGGGCTTGCGAAGAAGTACGACATCCCCGTCATGATCACGAACCAGATCTTCATGGATATCGAACGCGACCGGGTCGCCGGCCTCGGTGGGACGGCGCTCGAGCACCTCTCGAAGGCCATCATACGGCTCGAAAAGAAGGACAGCGTCCGGCGGGCGATGCTCCGGAAGCACCGGTCCCGGCCGGAAGGGCTCTCGTTCGACTTCGTGATCACCGAGGACGGGATCAGAACGGTATAA
- the larC gene encoding nickel pincer cofactor biosynthesis protein LarC — MNILLFDPFNGAAGDMIIGTLLDLGADEGLVRAAMRSVVGEPTIERVDRSGIRAVWVRAHAPVDHRTLDEVLDRVAESDAPAPAREMARRVFLRIHRAEESIHGTGAHFHEVGADDAVADVVGACTALHSLGVAGVAVLPVALGRGFAVGAHGTFPIPAPATVAVLAGSDLKTVPGNEERELCTPTGAALLAEFSTLRSEDLGPAAIRAVGYGAGSRNPPGKPNVIRSMLLSTEEHAGGDRVDILETNVDDVTGEALAYTIGRLMEEGARDASATPAVMKKGRSGHLVRVISPPDATDRLVGVMAAELGTLGIRCIPMVHRSVAERTIEPVTVTIRDRERTIDVKCGWSGGKITSFKAEYEQAAACARETGVPLREVAGTVEAAARRLFIERGVLAP, encoded by the coding sequence ATGAACATACTTCTCTTCGATCCGTTCAACGGAGCCGCGGGCGACATGATCATCGGAACCCTTCTCGATCTGGGGGCCGATGAGGGGCTTGTTCGGGCAGCCATGCGTTCCGTCGTCGGGGAACCGACAATTGAACGGGTAGACCGCTCCGGCATCCGGGCCGTCTGGGTGAGAGCGCATGCTCCGGTAGACCACCGCACCCTCGACGAGGTGCTCGACCGGGTGGCCGAAAGCGACGCCCCCGCCCCCGCACGGGAGATGGCCCGGCGGGTCTTTCTCCGGATACACCGGGCCGAGGAGAGTATCCACGGAACGGGGGCGCACTTCCACGAGGTGGGTGCGGACGACGCCGTCGCCGACGTGGTGGGAGCCTGCACCGCCCTTCATTCCCTCGGCGTCGCCGGGGTGGCCGTCCTCCCGGTGGCGCTCGGCCGGGGGTTTGCGGTCGGTGCTCACGGGACCTTCCCCATCCCGGCTCCCGCGACCGTGGCGGTCCTCGCCGGATCGGACTTGAAGACCGTCCCCGGGAACGAGGAGCGGGAACTCTGCACCCCGACGGGAGCCGCACTCCTCGCCGAGTTCTCGACCCTCCGGTCCGAAGACCTCGGTCCTGCGGCCATCAGGGCGGTCGGCTACGGGGCGGGAAGTCGGAACCCGCCGGGGAAGCCGAACGTCATCCGCTCGATGCTTCTTTCGACGGAGGAGCATGCCGGCGGCGACCGGGTCGATATCCTCGAGACGAACGTGGACGACGTCACCGGGGAAGCCCTCGCCTACACGATCGGCCGCCTGATGGAGGAAGGGGCCCGGGACGCAAGCGCTACTCCCGCCGTGATGAAGAAGGGGCGGAGCGGCCACCTCGTCCGGGTGATCTCTCCTCCCGATGCGACCGACCGCCTGGTGGGGGTGATGGCCGCGGAGCTCGGAACGCTCGGCATCCGGTGCATACCGATGGTACACCGGTCCGTCGCCGAACGGACAATCGAGCCGGTCACGGTGACCATCCGGGACCGGGAACGGACGATCGACGTGAAGTGCGGCTGGTCGGGAGGGAAAATCACCTCCTTCAAGGCGGAGTACGAGCAGGCGGCCGCGTGCGCACGGGAGACCGGGGTTCCGCTCCGCGAGGTCGCCGGAACGGTCGAGGCGGCTGCACGCCGTCTCTTCATCGAGCGGGGTGTGCTCGCGCCATGA
- a CDS encoding CDC48 family AAA ATPase, translating to MPEIYLKVDSAYPEDQGAGKARLDPDTMLQLRLNPGDLVAIEGKRRTVAKVWRAMVNDWHQGKVRIDNFTRLNTGASIGDRVKIRTLDEEDEAKRVVLAPPEDLPKQLPINYGSVVNKLIDFPVVKNDSVPIQAGLPFMQPQLVAFKAVVVEPETAVIITKNTKIEFSEKPAAGFEGVKRISYEDIGGLKGELQRVRETIELPMRHPEIFRKLGIEPPKGVLLYGPPGTGKTLIAKAVASESGAHFISIAGPEVISKYYGESEQRLREVFEDARQHAPAIIFIDELDSIAPRREEVTGEVERRVVAQLLTMMDGLEERGQVVVIGATNRLDAIDPALRRPGRFDREIEIGVPSEDDRIQVLHIHTRGMPLADDVAIASIAQQTHGFVGADLAALAREAAIKALRRYLPEIDLEAEEIPPETLEKMEVQGRDFRDALRDVGPSAMREVLLEVPHTTWGDVGGLEEAKQDIREAVEYPLTQRERFENLGIEPPKGVLLYGPPGTGKTLIAKAIASESGANFVPVKGPQLLSKWVGESERAVREIFKKARQVAPSIIFFDELDALAPARGGGTESHVIESVLNQILTEIDGLEELRGVVVMGATNRPDMVDPALLRPGRFDRLVYIGEPGRDDREKILAIHTRYVPIEGSTMEELVELTEGLSENELEDLVLAVGANQRVSIEDVRSHRAAIEASDDEGLRSHLRRKKLVDLFSQQKVSLDDPARDRLLGEIATGTEGFVGSDLEALARESAMLAMREGSSLVNTSHFDRAREKVHATMNERLRQYYGKVQQHFKGGLPKEVQPPEYQ from the coding sequence ATGCCCGAGATATACTTGAAGGTAGATAGCGCTTATCCGGAGGATCAGGGGGCAGGCAAGGCACGGCTTGACCCTGATACCATGCTGCAGCTCAGGCTCAACCCCGGAGACCTCGTGGCTATCGAAGGGAAGCGTCGCACCGTGGCCAAGGTCTGGCGTGCCATGGTGAACGACTGGCACCAGGGTAAGGTCCGGATCGATAATTTTACCCGGCTCAACACCGGTGCGAGTATCGGCGACCGGGTAAAGATAAGGACGCTGGACGAAGAGGACGAGGCGAAACGGGTCGTGCTCGCTCCTCCCGAGGATCTCCCCAAGCAGCTCCCCATCAACTACGGCAGCGTCGTCAACAAACTGATCGACTTTCCGGTCGTCAAAAACGACTCGGTGCCGATCCAGGCGGGGCTCCCGTTCATGCAGCCCCAGCTCGTCGCGTTCAAGGCCGTGGTGGTCGAGCCGGAGACCGCCGTGATCATCACCAAGAACACGAAGATCGAGTTCTCCGAGAAGCCCGCAGCCGGATTCGAGGGCGTCAAGAGGATCAGCTACGAGGATATCGGCGGCCTCAAGGGCGAACTCCAGCGTGTCCGGGAGACGATCGAACTCCCCATGCGGCATCCCGAGATCTTCCGCAAGCTCGGTATCGAACCCCCGAAGGGCGTCCTCCTTTACGGTCCGCCGGGAACGGGAAAGACCCTCATCGCAAAGGCGGTCGCGAGCGAGAGCGGAGCCCACTTCATCTCCATAGCGGGGCCGGAGGTGATCTCGAAGTACTACGGCGAGAGCGAGCAGCGGCTCCGTGAGGTCTTTGAGGACGCCCGGCAGCATGCTCCCGCCATCATCTTCATCGACGAGCTCGACTCGATCGCCCCCCGGCGCGAGGAGGTGACCGGGGAGGTCGAGCGGCGTGTGGTCGCCCAGCTCCTGACGATGATGGACGGGCTCGAAGAGCGGGGGCAGGTCGTGGTGATCGGGGCCACGAACCGGCTCGACGCCATCGACCCCGCCCTCCGCCGTCCCGGACGGTTCGACCGGGAGATCGAGATCGGGGTTCCCTCAGAGGACGACCGGATCCAGGTGCTCCATATCCACACCCGCGGGATGCCGCTTGCGGACGACGTGGCGATCGCCTCCATCGCCCAGCAGACTCACGGGTTCGTCGGGGCGGACCTTGCCGCCCTCGCCCGTGAGGCGGCGATCAAGGCGTTGCGGCGTTATCTCCCCGAGATCGACCTGGAGGCCGAGGAGATCCCACCCGAGACCCTCGAGAAGATGGAGGTCCAGGGCAGAGACTTCCGCGACGCGCTCCGCGACGTGGGCCCGAGCGCCATGCGGGAGGTTCTCCTCGAAGTGCCCCACACCACCTGGGGAGACGTCGGGGGCCTCGAAGAGGCGAAGCAGGACATCCGCGAGGCGGTGGAGTATCCGCTCACCCAGCGGGAGCGGTTCGAGAACCTCGGGATCGAGCCCCCGAAGGGCGTCCTCCTCTACGGTCCGCCGGGAACGGGCAAGACCCTCATCGCAAAGGCGATCGCAAGCGAGAGCGGGGCGAACTTCGTGCCGGTCAAGGGTCCCCAGCTCCTCTCGAAGTGGGTCGGGGAGAGCGAGCGGGCGGTCCGCGAGATCTTCAAGAAAGCCCGCCAGGTGGCGCCGTCCATCATCTTCTTCGACGAACTGGACGCCCTCGCCCCCGCCCGGGGCGGTGGCACCGAGTCGCACGTCATCGAGAGCGTCTTGAACCAGATCCTCACCGAGATCGACGGCCTCGAGGAACTCCGGGGCGTGGTGGTGATGGGAGCGACCAATCGGCCGGACATGGTCGACCCGGCGCTGCTCCGGCCGGGACGGTTCGACCGGCTCGTCTACATCGGCGAGCCCGGACGGGACGACCGGGAGAAGATCCTCGCGATCCACACCCGTTACGTACCGATCGAGGGCTCGACGATGGAAGAACTCGTGGAACTGACGGAGGGGCTCTCGGAGAACGAACTCGAGGACCTGGTCCTGGCCGTCGGGGCCAACCAACGGGTGAGCATCGAGGACGTGAGGAGTCACCGCGCCGCGATTGAGGCGAGCGACGACGAGGGGCTCCGGAGCCATCTCCGGAGGAAGAAACTCGTCGACCTCTTCTCCCAGCAGAAGGTGAGCCTCGACGACCCGGCACGGGACCGGCTCCTCGGAGAGATTGCGACCGGTACCGAGGGGTTCGTCGGCTCGGACCTCGAGGCGCTCGCCCGGGAATCGGCCATGCTCGCCATGCGGGAAGGCTCCTCCCTCGTGAACACGTCGCACTTCGACCGGGCGCGGGAGAAAGTGCACGCGACGATGAACGAGCGGCTGCGGCAGTACTACGGGAAGGTGCAGCAGCACTTCAAGGGCGGACTGCCGAAAGAAGTGCAGCCGCCGGAATACCAGTGA
- a CDS encoding GNAT family N-acetyltransferase translates to MPVSSCVLHILPNLTRGARPYGLVENVVTRREFRNRGFGTALLAAVLDYAWKANCYKVMLLTGRREENVFRLYEKGGFVRGVKEGLIAYPPGNRIG, encoded by the coding sequence GTGCCGGTCTCGTCTTGCGTCCTGCACATTCTCCCGAACCTCACCCGGGGCGCACGGCCCTACGGGCTCGTCGAGAACGTCGTAACCCGCCGGGAGTTCCGGAACCGGGGGTTCGGCACGGCCCTTCTCGCCGCCGTGCTCGATTACGCATGGAAAGCGAACTGCTACAAGGTGATGCTTCTTACCGGCAGGAGGGAGGAGAACGTCTTCCGGCTCTACGAGAAGGGCGGTTTTGTCAGAGGCGTCAAGGAAGGGCTGATCGCATATCCGCCGGGGAACCGGATCGGCTAA